In Puntigrus tetrazona isolate hp1 chromosome 24, ASM1883169v1, whole genome shotgun sequence, a genomic segment contains:
- the cluap1 gene encoding clusterin-associated protein 1 homolog isoform X2 — MSFRDLRNFTEMMRALGYPRLISMENFRSPNFPLVAEILIWLVKRYEPQMEIPSDVETESDRVFFIKAVAQFMATKAHVKLNLKRLYQADGYAVKEMLKITSILYNAMKTKENTDGEQNNDENSKFKFDLGSKIADLKVARQLGSEITAKGAALFDLLGHEEDLRESRTAAIARPLEITETERALRAAVKDVTESIQMTKDLLNNVSSDEANLEAKIEKKKQDLERNQKRLQTLQSVRPAFMDEYEKIEEDLQKQYQTYVEKFRNLSFLEQQLDDYHRAEQERFEEAEMAMKMRQNKLKEEEKRLMRSGARDEDSDVDIPEDEGSDSDIDDGQQPRPHHARHAQISGRGGARFIGSMRGGDSEESEDSEIDVDDDDEDGEEDEDEEEEENEDLDEDNDSLEGSSTKPGRSNRSLHPQILEESDNDF, encoded by the exons ATGTCTTTCAGAGATCTGAGAA ATTTTACAGAGATGATGCGAGCACTCGGCTACCCTCGTCTCATCTCCATGGAGAACTTCAGATCTCCAAACTTCCCTTTAGTAGCTGAAATCCTCATCTGGCTTGTAAAGAG ATATGAACCTCAGATGGAAATTCCCAGTGATGTCGAGACAGAGTCAGACAGAGTGTTTTTCATCAAAGCTGTGGCTCAATTCATG GCGACTAAAGCTCACGTGAAGCTGAATCTCAAGCGTCTGTATCAGGCAGATGGTTACGCTGTGAAAGAGATGCTGAAAATCACCAGCATCCTCTACAATGCCATGAAAACCAAAGAGAACACAGACGGGGAGCAGAACAATGACGAAAACAGCAAGTTCAAGTTTGATCTGGGGTCGAAG atAGCTGATTTAAAGGTAGCACGTCAGCTGGGATCTGAAATTACAGCTAAAGGAGCGGCTCTGTTTGACCTGCTGGGGCACGAAGAGGACCTGAGAGAGAGCAGGACGGCTGCGATAGCCCGCCCGCTAGAGATCACTGAGACTGAGAGAGCTCTGAGAGCAGCTGTCAAAGACGTCACG GAGAGCATCCAAATGACAAAAGATCTGCTCAATAACGTATCATCAGATGAGGCCAATCTGGAGGCCAAAATTGAGAAGAAGAAACAGGACCTGGAGAGAAACCAGAAGCGCTTACAAACTCTACAAAGTGTGCG TCCAGCGTTTATGGATGAATATGAGAAGATCGAGGAGGACTTGCAGAAACAGTACCAGACGTACGTGGAGAAATTTCGTAACTTGAGCTTCCTGGAGCAGCAGCTAGATGACTATCACCGAGCTGAACAAGAACGCTTCGAG GAAGCAGAGATGGCGATGAAGAtgagacaaaacaaattaaaagaggaggagaagaggctCATGAGGAGCGGAG CGAGAGATGAAGACTCGGATGTGGACATACCAGAGGATGAAGGCTCGGACAGCGATATAGACGACGGGCAGCAGCCCAGACCGCACCACGCACGACACGCACAGATATCAG GTCGAGGTGGCGCTCGCTTTATTGGCAGTATGAGAGGAGGAGACAGTGAAGAg TCAGAGGATAGTGAGATCGATGTAGATGATGATGACGAAGACGGTGAGGAAGACGAAgacgaggaggaagaggaaaacgAGGATCTGGATGAAGACAATGACAGTCTGGAGGGCTCCTCCACCAAACCTGGACGCTCAAACAGATCGCTGCACCCACAAATTCTCGAGGAGAGCgataatgatttttaa
- the cluap1 gene encoding clusterin-associated protein 1 homolog isoform X1 has product MSFRDLRNFTEMMRALGYPRLISMENFRSPNFPLVAEILIWLVKRYEPQMEIPSDVETESDRVFFIKAVAQFMATKAHVKLNLKRLYQADGYAVKEMLKITSILYNAMKTKENTDGEQNNDENSKFKFDLGSKIADLKVARQLGSEITAKGAALFDLLGHEEDLRESRTAAIARPLEITETERALRAAVKDVTESIQMTKDLLNNVSSDEANLEAKIEKKKQDLERNQKRLQTLQSVRPAFMDEYEKIEEDLQKQYQTYVEKFRNLSFLEQQLDDYHRAEQERFEEAEMAMKMRQNKLKEEEKRLMRSGARDEDSDVDIPEDEGSDSDIDDGQQPRPHHARHAQISGRGGARFIGSMRGGDSEEPRVKERVHVSGSGRKKKRRKSEDSEIDVDDDDEDGEEDEDEEEEENEDLDEDNDSLEGSSTKPGRSNRSLHPQILEESDNDF; this is encoded by the exons ATGTCTTTCAGAGATCTGAGAA ATTTTACAGAGATGATGCGAGCACTCGGCTACCCTCGTCTCATCTCCATGGAGAACTTCAGATCTCCAAACTTCCCTTTAGTAGCTGAAATCCTCATCTGGCTTGTAAAGAG ATATGAACCTCAGATGGAAATTCCCAGTGATGTCGAGACAGAGTCAGACAGAGTGTTTTTCATCAAAGCTGTGGCTCAATTCATG GCGACTAAAGCTCACGTGAAGCTGAATCTCAAGCGTCTGTATCAGGCAGATGGTTACGCTGTGAAAGAGATGCTGAAAATCACCAGCATCCTCTACAATGCCATGAAAACCAAAGAGAACACAGACGGGGAGCAGAACAATGACGAAAACAGCAAGTTCAAGTTTGATCTGGGGTCGAAG atAGCTGATTTAAAGGTAGCACGTCAGCTGGGATCTGAAATTACAGCTAAAGGAGCGGCTCTGTTTGACCTGCTGGGGCACGAAGAGGACCTGAGAGAGAGCAGGACGGCTGCGATAGCCCGCCCGCTAGAGATCACTGAGACTGAGAGAGCTCTGAGAGCAGCTGTCAAAGACGTCACG GAGAGCATCCAAATGACAAAAGATCTGCTCAATAACGTATCATCAGATGAGGCCAATCTGGAGGCCAAAATTGAGAAGAAGAAACAGGACCTGGAGAGAAACCAGAAGCGCTTACAAACTCTACAAAGTGTGCG TCCAGCGTTTATGGATGAATATGAGAAGATCGAGGAGGACTTGCAGAAACAGTACCAGACGTACGTGGAGAAATTTCGTAACTTGAGCTTCCTGGAGCAGCAGCTAGATGACTATCACCGAGCTGAACAAGAACGCTTCGAG GAAGCAGAGATGGCGATGAAGAtgagacaaaacaaattaaaagaggaggagaagaggctCATGAGGAGCGGAG CGAGAGATGAAGACTCGGATGTGGACATACCAGAGGATGAAGGCTCGGACAGCGATATAGACGACGGGCAGCAGCCCAGACCGCACCACGCACGACACGCACAGATATCAG GTCGAGGTGGCGCTCGCTTTATTGGCAGTATGAGAGGAGGAGACAGTGAAGAg CCCAGAGTAAAGGAACGAGTCCATGTATCCGGCAGCGGCcggaagaaaaagagaagaaag TCAGAGGATAGTGAGATCGATGTAGATGATGATGACGAAGACGGTGAGGAAGACGAAgacgaggaggaagaggaaaacgAGGATCTGGATGAAGACAATGACAGTCTGGAGGGCTCCTCCACCAAACCTGGACGCTCAAACAGATCGCTGCACCCACAAATTCTCGAGGAGAGCgataatgatttttaa